From one Gossypium hirsutum isolate 1008001.06 chromosome D08, Gossypium_hirsutum_v2.1, whole genome shotgun sequence genomic stretch:
- the LOC107933781 gene encoding uncharacterized protein At5g39865: MWRPWGNKKMPLRIHDTSSPFSCSSFKDIQHLCTQDSSASSKRNANVFYRVRIVNSLLRSWGPARTWKITDSVSDPSISIPGAEKRVVVYFTSLQVVRSTFEDCKTVRSILHGFRVSIDERDLSMDSRFLNELRGILGQSNLTLPRVFIGGRYMGGAEEIKQLHEIGELKKIVERLPAAEPGTCVVRGGYRFLLCNECNGSRKLYTQKSGFKTCTACNENGLIRCPSCSCNFLFFFFLLT; encoded by the coding sequence ATGTGGCGACCGTGGGGCAACAAGAAAATGCCATTGCGGATTCATGATACTTCATCTCCTTTCTCCTGCTCTTCTTTCAAAGATATCCAACACCTTTGCACACAGGATTCTTCCGCCTCCTCCAAAAGAAACGCCAATGTCTTCTACCGCGTGCGAATCGTCAACTCCCTCCTCCGTTCATGGGGCCCCGCCCGCACATGGAAAATCACGGATTCGGTTTCGGATCCTTCCATTTCCATCCCGGGCGCCGAGAAGCGGGTTGTGGTCTATTTCACAAGCCTTCAGGTGGTTCGGTCGACATTCGAGGATTGCAAGACCGTGCGGTCGATCCTCCATGGATTCCGAGTCTCGATCGACGAGAGGGACCTGTCGATGGACTCCAGGTTCTTAAACGAATTGCGTGGGATCCTGGGTCAAAGCAACTTGACTTTGCCGCGGGTTTTCATTGGCGGCAGATACATGGGAGGGGCAGAGGAGATCAAACAGCTCCACGAGATCGGCGAGCTCAAGAAGATCGTCGAAAGACTGCCCGCAGCTGAACCTGGCACTTGTGTCGTCCGCGGCGGTTACAGATTCCTCTTGTGCAACGAATGTAACGGTAGCCGTAAATTGTACACTCAAAAATCTGGGTTCAAGACTTGTACGGCCTGTAATGAAAATGGCCTAATTAGGTGCCCTTCTTGCTcttgtaattttcttttttttttttttttgttaacatAA
- the LOC107933802 gene encoding ubiquitin-activating enzyme E1 1 isoform X3, giving the protein MHYMLPRKRAGEGEVVEGESENDNNNINDVTVSPPTKKHRISTTAAADLTADKKSVTTGDNSSNYSNTFVIEPSVMAPRDANHNDIDEDLHSRQLAVYGRETMRRLFASNILISGMQGLGAEIAKNLILTGVKSVTLHDEGVVEMWDLSSSFVFSENDVGKNRALASLQKLQELNNAVVISTLTTTLTKQKLSDFQAVVFTDISLEKSLEYNDYCHNHQPPISFIKTEVRGLFGTVFCDFGPKFTVFDVDGEEPHTGIIASISNDNPALVSCVDDERLEFEDGNLVVFSEIQGMKELNDGKPRKIKSVRPYSFTLEEDTTNFGTYVKGGIVTQVKQPKVLNFKPLRAALKDPGDFLLSDFSKFDRPPLLHIAFQALNRFICEFGRFPVARSEEDAQKFISIAGNINECLGEGGLEDISPKLLTHFAFGARAVLNPMAAMFGGIVGQEVVKACSGKFHPLFQISVFGSKLQKNLEDAKVFIVGSGALGCEFLKNVALMGVSCGSQGKLTITDDDVIEKSNLSRQFLFQDWNIGQAKSTVAASAAVSINPQLKIEALQNRVGPETECVFNDDFWENLTVVINALDNVNARLYVDQRCLYFQKPLLESGTLGAKCNTQMVIPHLTENYGASRDPTEKQAPMCTVHSFPHNIDHCLTWARSEFEGLLEKTPAEVNAYLSNPSEYATAMRNAADAQAKDNLERILQCLEQEKCETFQDCVTWARLRFEDYFVNRVKQLTFTFPEDAITSTGAPFWSAPKRFPRPLQFSTTDPSHLQFIMAASILRAETFGIPVPDWVKNTKMLAKAVEKVIVPDFQPKEGVNIETDEKATSLSTGSVDDAAVINELLLKLEHCRNNLPSGFRMKPIQFEKDDDTNYHMDLIAGLANMRARNYSIPEVDKLKAKFIAGRIIPAIATSTAMATGLVCLELYKVLDGAHKVEDYRNTFANLALPLFSMAEPVPPKVMKHRDMSWTVWDRWILRGNPTVRELIQWLKDKGLNAYSISYGSCLLFNNMFPRHKERLDKKVVDVAREIAKEDLPPYRSHLDVVVACEDDEDNDINIPQISVYYR; this is encoded by the exons ATGCACTATATGCTTCCTAGAAAGAGAGCAGGTGAAGGAGAGGTTGTAGAAGGAGAGTCTGAAAATGATAATAACAACATAAACGACGTCACTGTCTCACCGCCAACCAAGAAGCATCGCATTTCCACCACTGCTGCCGCCGATTTGACTGCTGATAAAAAAAGCGTAACCACAGGGGACAATAGCAGTAACTACAGTAACACTTTCGTGATTGAGCCATCGGTCATGGCTCCCAGAGATGCCAATCACAATGATATAGATGAGGATCTGCACAGCCGACAACTTGCTGTGTATGGCCGCGAGACAATGCGACGCCTTTTTGCCTCCAATATCCTCATCTCGGGGATGCAAGGCCTCGGTGCTGAAATTG CAAAGAATCTAATACTTACTGGTGTTAAGTCCGTGACCTTGCATGATGAAGGAGTGGTGGAGATGTGGGATTTGTCCAGTAGTTTTGTTTTCTCTGAGAATGATGTTGGTAAGAATAGAGCACTTGCTTCGCTTCAAAAGTTGCAGGAGCTAAACAATGCTGTCGTCATTTCCACCTTAACGACCACTTTGACCAAGCAAAAACTTTCTGATTTCCAG GCTGTTGTATTCACTGATATAAGTCTTGAAAAATCCCTCGAGTATAATGACTATTGCCATAATCATCAGCCTCCAATTTCCTTTATCAAGACTGAAGTTAGAGGCCTTTTTGGTACTGTCTTTTGCGACTTTGGTCCTAAGTTTACTGTTTTTGATGTTGATGGAGAGGAACCACACACGGGTATAATTGCATCCATCAGCAATGACAACCCTGCCCTAGTATCATGTGTCGATGATGAAAGGCTTGAGTTTGAGGATGGGAATCTTGTTGTGTTCTCTGAAATTCAGGGTATGAAAGAACTCAATGATGGAAAGCCACGGAAGATTAAAAGTGTGAGGCCATACTCGTTTACTCTTGAGGAGGACACCACAAATTTTGGTACATATGTTAAAGGTGGCATTGTCACTCAGGTGAAACAACCCAAGGTGTTGAATTTTAAGCCATTGAGAGCAGCTCTTAAAGACCCTGGTGATTTTCTTCTGAGTGATTTCTCGAAGTTTGACCGCCCTCCTCTCCTGCACATTGCGTTTCAAGCACTGAATAGGTTTATTTGTGAATTTGGCCGCTTTCCTGTTGCTAGATCGGAAGAAGATGCACAGAAGTTTATATCTATTGCTGGTAACATCAATGAATGCCTTGGGGAGGGTGGACTGGAAGATATCAGCCCAAAACTTCTGACGCATTTTGCCTTTGGTGCCAGAGCAGTACTGAATCCCATGGCTGCCATGTTTGGAGGAATTGTGGGACAAGAGGTAGTCAAAGCATGTTCTGGAAAATTTCATCCACTTTTTCAG ATATCAGTATTTGGCTCCAAACTTCAGAAGAATCTGGAGGACGCAAAAGTGTTTATAGTTGGATCTGGGGCCTTAGGCTGTGAGTTCCTGAAAAATGTGGCATTGATGGGTGTTTCATGTGGTAGTCAGGGCAAGCTAACAATCACTGATGATGATGTAATTGAGAAGAGCAACCTTAGCAGGCAGTTTTTGTTCCAGGATTGGAACATCGGGCAAGCTAAATCTACTGTTGCTGCTTCTGCTGCTGTATCTATAAATCCTCAGCTTAAAATTGAAGCTTTGCAAAATCGTGTGGGTCCTGAAACTGAGTGTGTGTTTAATGACGACTTCTGGGAGAACCTAACAGTGGTCATCAATGCATTGGATAATGTCAATGCTAGGTTGTATGTTGATCAGAGGTGCTTGTATTTCCAGAAACCACTTCTTGAGTCAGGAACTCTTGGTGCTAAATGCAACACCCAGATGGTGATTCCTCATCTAACTGAGAACTACGGAGCCTCAAGAGACCCAACCGAGAAACAGGCTCCAATGTGCACGGTGCACTCATTTCCACACAACATTGACCATTGTTTGACTTGGGCTCGATCTGAGTTTGAGGGCTTGCTTGAGAAAACTCCTGCGGAAGTGAATGCTTATCTTTCCAATCCATCTGAATATGCTACTGCAATGAGAAATGCTGCTGATGCTCAAGCTAAGGATAACTTGGAGCGCATCCTTCAGTGCCTTGAGCAGGAAAAATGTGAGACATTCCAGGATTGTGTTACTTGGGCTCGTCTAAG ATTTGAAGACTATTTTGTTAACCGGGTGAAGCAGTTAACATTTACATTTCCTGAAGATGCCATAACCAGTACTGGGGCTCCCTTCTGGTCTGCTCCAAAGCGATTCCCACGTCCTCTTCAATTTTCAACTACTGATCCTAGCCATCTTCAATTTATTATGGCTGCATCTATACTTAGAGCTGAAACATTTGGGATCCCAGTCCCTGACTGGGTCAAAAATACTAAGATGTTGGCCAAGGCAGTTGAGAAGGTAATAGTCCCAGATTTCCAACCGAAGGAAGGAGTCAACATTGAGACAGATGAGAAGGCTACTAGTCTTTCCACTGGTTCTGTGGATGATGCAGCCGTCATTAATGAGTTACTCCTCAAGTTAGAGCATTGTAGGAACAATTTGCCTTCAGGATTCAGGATGAAACCAATTCAATTTGAAAAG GATGATGATACAAACTATCACATGGATCTTATAGCTGGGCTTGCCAACATGAGGGCAAGGAACTATAGTATTCCCGAGGTGGATAAGCTAAAGGCAAAGTTTATTGCTGGAAGAATCATTCCAGCAATTGCCACTTCAACAGCTATGGCTACTGGCCTTGTATGCCTTGAACTATACAAGGTTCTTGATGGAGCACATAAAGTGGAGGACTATCGAAATACATTTGCAAACTTAGCACTGCCTTTGTTCTCTATGGCTGAGCCAGTCCCGCCCAAGGTCATGAAGCACCGTGACATGAGCTGGACTGTGTGGGACAGATGGATCTTGAGAGGTAATCCCACAGTGAGGGAACTCATCCAGTGGCTCAAAGATAAGGGCTTGAATGCTTACAGCATATCTTATGGAAGTTGCCTGCTCTTCAACAACATGTTTCCGAGACATAAAGAGCGATTGGATAAGAAGGTGGTAGATGTGGCTCGGGAAATAGCCAAGGAAGACTTGCCTCCCTACCGGTCCCACTTGGATGTGGTAGTGGCATGTGAGGATGATGAAGACAATGACATCAACATTCCTCAGATCTCCGTATACTATCGTTGA
- the LOC107933802 gene encoding ubiquitin-activating enzyme E1 1 isoform X2, with protein MHYMLPRKRAGEGEVVEGESENDNNNINDVTVSPPTKKHRISTTAAADLTADKKSVTTGDNSSNYSNTFVIEPSVMAPRDANHNDIDEDLHSRQLAVYGRETMRRLFASNILISGMQGLGAEIAKNLILTGVKSVTLHDEGVVEMWDLSSSFVFSENDVGKNRALASLQKLQELNNAVVISTLTTTLTKQKLSDFQAVVFTDISLEKSLEYNDYCHNHQPPISFIKTEVRGLFGTVFCDFGPKFTVFDVDGEEPHTGIIASISNDNPALVSCVDDERLEFEDGNLVVFSEIQGMKELNDGKPRKIKSVRPYSFTLEEDTTNFGTYVKGGIVTQVKQPKVLNFKPLRAALKDPGDFLLSDFSKFDRPPLLHIAFQALNRFICEFGRFPVARSEEDAQKFISIAGNINECLGEGGLEDISPKLLTHFAFGARAVLNPMAAMFGGIVGQEVVKACSGKFHPLFQFFYFDSVESLPVEPLDPIDFKPLNSRYDAQISVFGSKLQKNLEDAKVFIVGSGALGCEFLKNVALMGVSCGSQGKLTITDDDVIEKSNLSRQFLFQDWNIGQAKSTVAASAAVSINPQLKIEALQNRVGPETECVFNDDFWENLTVVINALDNVNARLYVDQRCLYFQKPLLESGTLGAKCNTQMVIPHLTENYGASRDPTEKQAPMCTVHSFPHNIDHCLTWARSEFEGLLEKTPAEVNAYLSNPSEYATAMRNAADAQAKDNLERILQCLEQEKCETFQDCVTWARLRFEDYFVNRVKQLTFTFPEDAITSTGAPFWSAPKRFPRPLQFSTTDPSHLQFIMAASILRAETFGIPVPDWVKNTKMLAKAVEKVIVPDFQPKEGVNIETDEKATSLSTGSVDDAAVINELLLKLEHCRNNLPSGFRMKPIQFEKDDDTNYHMDLIAGLANMRARNYSIPEVDKLKAKFIAGRIIPAIATSTAMATGLVCLELYKVLDGAHKVEDYRNTFANLALPLFSMAEPVPPKVMKHRDMSWTVWDRWILRGNPTVRELIQWLKDKGLNAYSISYGSCLLFNNMFPRHKERLDKKVVDVAREIAKEDLPPYRSHLDVVVACEDDEDNDINIPQISVYYR; from the exons ATGCACTATATGCTTCCTAGAAAGAGAGCAGGTGAAGGAGAGGTTGTAGAAGGAGAGTCTGAAAATGATAATAACAACATAAACGACGTCACTGTCTCACCGCCAACCAAGAAGCATCGCATTTCCACCACTGCTGCCGCCGATTTGACTGCTGATAAAAAAAGCGTAACCACAGGGGACAATAGCAGTAACTACAGTAACACTTTCGTGATTGAGCCATCGGTCATGGCTCCCAGAGATGCCAATCACAATGATATAGATGAGGATCTGCACAGCCGACAACTTGCTGTGTATGGCCGCGAGACAATGCGACGCCTTTTTGCCTCCAATATCCTCATCTCGGGGATGCAAGGCCTCGGTGCTGAAATTG CAAAGAATCTAATACTTACTGGTGTTAAGTCCGTGACCTTGCATGATGAAGGAGTGGTGGAGATGTGGGATTTGTCCAGTAGTTTTGTTTTCTCTGAGAATGATGTTGGTAAGAATAGAGCACTTGCTTCGCTTCAAAAGTTGCAGGAGCTAAACAATGCTGTCGTCATTTCCACCTTAACGACCACTTTGACCAAGCAAAAACTTTCTGATTTCCAG GCTGTTGTATTCACTGATATAAGTCTTGAAAAATCCCTCGAGTATAATGACTATTGCCATAATCATCAGCCTCCAATTTCCTTTATCAAGACTGAAGTTAGAGGCCTTTTTGGTACTGTCTTTTGCGACTTTGGTCCTAAGTTTACTGTTTTTGATGTTGATGGAGAGGAACCACACACGGGTATAATTGCATCCATCAGCAATGACAACCCTGCCCTAGTATCATGTGTCGATGATGAAAGGCTTGAGTTTGAGGATGGGAATCTTGTTGTGTTCTCTGAAATTCAGGGTATGAAAGAACTCAATGATGGAAAGCCACGGAAGATTAAAAGTGTGAGGCCATACTCGTTTACTCTTGAGGAGGACACCACAAATTTTGGTACATATGTTAAAGGTGGCATTGTCACTCAGGTGAAACAACCCAAGGTGTTGAATTTTAAGCCATTGAGAGCAGCTCTTAAAGACCCTGGTGATTTTCTTCTGAGTGATTTCTCGAAGTTTGACCGCCCTCCTCTCCTGCACATTGCGTTTCAAGCACTGAATAGGTTTATTTGTGAATTTGGCCGCTTTCCTGTTGCTAGATCGGAAGAAGATGCACAGAAGTTTATATCTATTGCTGGTAACATCAATGAATGCCTTGGGGAGGGTGGACTGGAAGATATCAGCCCAAAACTTCTGACGCATTTTGCCTTTGGTGCCAGAGCAGTACTGAATCCCATGGCTGCCATGTTTGGAGGAATTGTGGGACAAGAGGTAGTCAAAGCATGTTCTGGAAAATTTCATCCACTTTTTCAG TTCTTCTATTTTGACTCAGTGGAGTCTCTCCCTGTTGAACCTTTGGACCCCATTGATTTTAAACCATTGAATAGCCGTTATGATGCACAGATATCAGTATTTGGCTCCAAACTTCAGAAGAATCTGGAGGACGCAAAAGTGTTTATAGTTGGATCTGGGGCCTTAGGCTGTGAGTTCCTGAAAAATGTGGCATTGATGGGTGTTTCATGTGGTAGTCAGGGCAAGCTAACAATCACTGATGATGATGTAATTGAGAAGAGCAACCTTAGCAGGCAGTTTTTGTTCCAGGATTGGAACATCGGGCAAGCTAAATCTACTGTTGCTGCTTCTGCTGCTGTATCTATAAATCCTCAGCTTAAAATTGAAGCTTTGCAAAATCGTGTGGGTCCTGAAACTGAGTGTGTGTTTAATGACGACTTCTGGGAGAACCTAACAGTGGTCATCAATGCATTGGATAATGTCAATGCTAGGTTGTATGTTGATCAGAGGTGCTTGTATTTCCAGAAACCACTTCTTGAGTCAGGAACTCTTGGTGCTAAATGCAACACCCAGATGGTGATTCCTCATCTAACTGAGAACTACGGAGCCTCAAGAGACCCAACCGAGAAACAGGCTCCAATGTGCACGGTGCACTCATTTCCACACAACATTGACCATTGTTTGACTTGGGCTCGATCTGAGTTTGAGGGCTTGCTTGAGAAAACTCCTGCGGAAGTGAATGCTTATCTTTCCAATCCATCTGAATATGCTACTGCAATGAGAAATGCTGCTGATGCTCAAGCTAAGGATAACTTGGAGCGCATCCTTCAGTGCCTTGAGCAGGAAAAATGTGAGACATTCCAGGATTGTGTTACTTGGGCTCGTCTAAG ATTTGAAGACTATTTTGTTAACCGGGTGAAGCAGTTAACATTTACATTTCCTGAAGATGCCATAACCAGTACTGGGGCTCCCTTCTGGTCTGCTCCAAAGCGATTCCCACGTCCTCTTCAATTTTCAACTACTGATCCTAGCCATCTTCAATTTATTATGGCTGCATCTATACTTAGAGCTGAAACATTTGGGATCCCAGTCCCTGACTGGGTCAAAAATACTAAGATGTTGGCCAAGGCAGTTGAGAAGGTAATAGTCCCAGATTTCCAACCGAAGGAAGGAGTCAACATTGAGACAGATGAGAAGGCTACTAGTCTTTCCACTGGTTCTGTGGATGATGCAGCCGTCATTAATGAGTTACTCCTCAAGTTAGAGCATTGTAGGAACAATTTGCCTTCAGGATTCAGGATGAAACCAATTCAATTTGAAAAG GATGATGATACAAACTATCACATGGATCTTATAGCTGGGCTTGCCAACATGAGGGCAAGGAACTATAGTATTCCCGAGGTGGATAAGCTAAAGGCAAAGTTTATTGCTGGAAGAATCATTCCAGCAATTGCCACTTCAACAGCTATGGCTACTGGCCTTGTATGCCTTGAACTATACAAGGTTCTTGATGGAGCACATAAAGTGGAGGACTATCGAAATACATTTGCAAACTTAGCACTGCCTTTGTTCTCTATGGCTGAGCCAGTCCCGCCCAAGGTCATGAAGCACCGTGACATGAGCTGGACTGTGTGGGACAGATGGATCTTGAGAGGTAATCCCACAGTGAGGGAACTCATCCAGTGGCTCAAAGATAAGGGCTTGAATGCTTACAGCATATCTTATGGAAGTTGCCTGCTCTTCAACAACATGTTTCCGAGACATAAAGAGCGATTGGATAAGAAGGTGGTAGATGTGGCTCGGGAAATAGCCAAGGAAGACTTGCCTCCCTACCGGTCCCACTTGGATGTGGTAGTGGCATGTGAGGATGATGAAGACAATGACATCAACATTCCTCAGATCTCCGTATACTATCGTTGA
- the LOC107933802 gene encoding ubiquitin-activating enzyme E1 1 isoform X1, producing MCEMDDNMKLSTLAALTIVFLGFYGIFGSLMHYMLPRKRAGEGEVVEGESENDNNNINDVTVSPPTKKHRISTTAAADLTADKKSVTTGDNSSNYSNTFVIEPSVMAPRDANHNDIDEDLHSRQLAVYGRETMRRLFASNILISGMQGLGAEIAKNLILTGVKSVTLHDEGVVEMWDLSSSFVFSENDVGKNRALASLQKLQELNNAVVISTLTTTLTKQKLSDFQAVVFTDISLEKSLEYNDYCHNHQPPISFIKTEVRGLFGTVFCDFGPKFTVFDVDGEEPHTGIIASISNDNPALVSCVDDERLEFEDGNLVVFSEIQGMKELNDGKPRKIKSVRPYSFTLEEDTTNFGTYVKGGIVTQVKQPKVLNFKPLRAALKDPGDFLLSDFSKFDRPPLLHIAFQALNRFICEFGRFPVARSEEDAQKFISIAGNINECLGEGGLEDISPKLLTHFAFGARAVLNPMAAMFGGIVGQEVVKACSGKFHPLFQFFYFDSVESLPVEPLDPIDFKPLNSRYDAQISVFGSKLQKNLEDAKVFIVGSGALGCEFLKNVALMGVSCGSQGKLTITDDDVIEKSNLSRQFLFQDWNIGQAKSTVAASAAVSINPQLKIEALQNRVGPETECVFNDDFWENLTVVINALDNVNARLYVDQRCLYFQKPLLESGTLGAKCNTQMVIPHLTENYGASRDPTEKQAPMCTVHSFPHNIDHCLTWARSEFEGLLEKTPAEVNAYLSNPSEYATAMRNAADAQAKDNLERILQCLEQEKCETFQDCVTWARLRFEDYFVNRVKQLTFTFPEDAITSTGAPFWSAPKRFPRPLQFSTTDPSHLQFIMAASILRAETFGIPVPDWVKNTKMLAKAVEKVIVPDFQPKEGVNIETDEKATSLSTGSVDDAAVINELLLKLEHCRNNLPSGFRMKPIQFEKDDDTNYHMDLIAGLANMRARNYSIPEVDKLKAKFIAGRIIPAIATSTAMATGLVCLELYKVLDGAHKVEDYRNTFANLALPLFSMAEPVPPKVMKHRDMSWTVWDRWILRGNPTVRELIQWLKDKGLNAYSISYGSCLLFNNMFPRHKERLDKKVVDVAREIAKEDLPPYRSHLDVVVACEDDEDNDINIPQISVYYR from the exons ATGTGTGAGATGGATGATAACATGAAATTGTCTACATTAGCGGCATTGACGATCGTTTTTCTTGGGTTTTATGGCATTTTCGGCAGTTTAATGCACTATATGCTTCCTAGAAAGAGAGCAGGTGAAGGAGAGGTTGTAGAAGGAGAGTCTGAAAATGATAATAACAACATAAACGACGTCACTGTCTCACCGCCAACCAAGAAGCATCGCATTTCCACCACTGCTGCCGCCGATTTGACTGCTGATAAAAAAAGCGTAACCACAGGGGACAATAGCAGTAACTACAGTAACACTTTCGTGATTGAGCCATCGGTCATGGCTCCCAGAGATGCCAATCACAATGATATAGATGAGGATCTGCACAGCCGACAACTTGCTGTGTATGGCCGCGAGACAATGCGACGCCTTTTTGCCTCCAATATCCTCATCTCGGGGATGCAAGGCCTCGGTGCTGAAATTG CAAAGAATCTAATACTTACTGGTGTTAAGTCCGTGACCTTGCATGATGAAGGAGTGGTGGAGATGTGGGATTTGTCCAGTAGTTTTGTTTTCTCTGAGAATGATGTTGGTAAGAATAGAGCACTTGCTTCGCTTCAAAAGTTGCAGGAGCTAAACAATGCTGTCGTCATTTCCACCTTAACGACCACTTTGACCAAGCAAAAACTTTCTGATTTCCAG GCTGTTGTATTCACTGATATAAGTCTTGAAAAATCCCTCGAGTATAATGACTATTGCCATAATCATCAGCCTCCAATTTCCTTTATCAAGACTGAAGTTAGAGGCCTTTTTGGTACTGTCTTTTGCGACTTTGGTCCTAAGTTTACTGTTTTTGATGTTGATGGAGAGGAACCACACACGGGTATAATTGCATCCATCAGCAATGACAACCCTGCCCTAGTATCATGTGTCGATGATGAAAGGCTTGAGTTTGAGGATGGGAATCTTGTTGTGTTCTCTGAAATTCAGGGTATGAAAGAACTCAATGATGGAAAGCCACGGAAGATTAAAAGTGTGAGGCCATACTCGTTTACTCTTGAGGAGGACACCACAAATTTTGGTACATATGTTAAAGGTGGCATTGTCACTCAGGTGAAACAACCCAAGGTGTTGAATTTTAAGCCATTGAGAGCAGCTCTTAAAGACCCTGGTGATTTTCTTCTGAGTGATTTCTCGAAGTTTGACCGCCCTCCTCTCCTGCACATTGCGTTTCAAGCACTGAATAGGTTTATTTGTGAATTTGGCCGCTTTCCTGTTGCTAGATCGGAAGAAGATGCACAGAAGTTTATATCTATTGCTGGTAACATCAATGAATGCCTTGGGGAGGGTGGACTGGAAGATATCAGCCCAAAACTTCTGACGCATTTTGCCTTTGGTGCCAGAGCAGTACTGAATCCCATGGCTGCCATGTTTGGAGGAATTGTGGGACAAGAGGTAGTCAAAGCATGTTCTGGAAAATTTCATCCACTTTTTCAG TTCTTCTATTTTGACTCAGTGGAGTCTCTCCCTGTTGAACCTTTGGACCCCATTGATTTTAAACCATTGAATAGCCGTTATGATGCACAGATATCAGTATTTGGCTCCAAACTTCAGAAGAATCTGGAGGACGCAAAAGTGTTTATAGTTGGATCTGGGGCCTTAGGCTGTGAGTTCCTGAAAAATGTGGCATTGATGGGTGTTTCATGTGGTAGTCAGGGCAAGCTAACAATCACTGATGATGATGTAATTGAGAAGAGCAACCTTAGCAGGCAGTTTTTGTTCCAGGATTGGAACATCGGGCAAGCTAAATCTACTGTTGCTGCTTCTGCTGCTGTATCTATAAATCCTCAGCTTAAAATTGAAGCTTTGCAAAATCGTGTGGGTCCTGAAACTGAGTGTGTGTTTAATGACGACTTCTGGGAGAACCTAACAGTGGTCATCAATGCATTGGATAATGTCAATGCTAGGTTGTATGTTGATCAGAGGTGCTTGTATTTCCAGAAACCACTTCTTGAGTCAGGAACTCTTGGTGCTAAATGCAACACCCAGATGGTGATTCCTCATCTAACTGAGAACTACGGAGCCTCAAGAGACCCAACCGAGAAACAGGCTCCAATGTGCACGGTGCACTCATTTCCACACAACATTGACCATTGTTTGACTTGGGCTCGATCTGAGTTTGAGGGCTTGCTTGAGAAAACTCCTGCGGAAGTGAATGCTTATCTTTCCAATCCATCTGAATATGCTACTGCAATGAGAAATGCTGCTGATGCTCAAGCTAAGGATAACTTGGAGCGCATCCTTCAGTGCCTTGAGCAGGAAAAATGTGAGACATTCCAGGATTGTGTTACTTGGGCTCGTCTAAG ATTTGAAGACTATTTTGTTAACCGGGTGAAGCAGTTAACATTTACATTTCCTGAAGATGCCATAACCAGTACTGGGGCTCCCTTCTGGTCTGCTCCAAAGCGATTCCCACGTCCTCTTCAATTTTCAACTACTGATCCTAGCCATCTTCAATTTATTATGGCTGCATCTATACTTAGAGCTGAAACATTTGGGATCCCAGTCCCTGACTGGGTCAAAAATACTAAGATGTTGGCCAAGGCAGTTGAGAAGGTAATAGTCCCAGATTTCCAACCGAAGGAAGGAGTCAACATTGAGACAGATGAGAAGGCTACTAGTCTTTCCACTGGTTCTGTGGATGATGCAGCCGTCATTAATGAGTTACTCCTCAAGTTAGAGCATTGTAGGAACAATTTGCCTTCAGGATTCAGGATGAAACCAATTCAATTTGAAAAG GATGATGATACAAACTATCACATGGATCTTATAGCTGGGCTTGCCAACATGAGGGCAAGGAACTATAGTATTCCCGAGGTGGATAAGCTAAAGGCAAAGTTTATTGCTGGAAGAATCATTCCAGCAATTGCCACTTCAACAGCTATGGCTACTGGCCTTGTATGCCTTGAACTATACAAGGTTCTTGATGGAGCACATAAAGTGGAGGACTATCGAAATACATTTGCAAACTTAGCACTGCCTTTGTTCTCTATGGCTGAGCCAGTCCCGCCCAAGGTCATGAAGCACCGTGACATGAGCTGGACTGTGTGGGACAGATGGATCTTGAGAGGTAATCCCACAGTGAGGGAACTCATCCAGTGGCTCAAAGATAAGGGCTTGAATGCTTACAGCATATCTTATGGAAGTTGCCTGCTCTTCAACAACATGTTTCCGAGACATAAAGAGCGATTGGATAAGAAGGTGGTAGATGTGGCTCGGGAAATAGCCAAGGAAGACTTGCCTCCCTACCGGTCCCACTTGGATGTGGTAGTGGCATGTGAGGATGATGAAGACAATGACATCAACATTCCTCAGATCTCCGTATACTATCGTTGA